One window of Apteryx mantelli isolate bAptMan1 chromosome 8, bAptMan1.hap1, whole genome shotgun sequence genomic DNA carries:
- the LOC106499667 gene encoding pancreatic alpha-amylase: protein MQVLLLLVAAGFCGAQYNPNTQPGRTSIVHLFEWRWADIALECERYLAPNGFGGVQVSPPNENLIVTNPNRPWWERYQPISYKLCSRSGNEDEFRDMVTRCNNVGVHIYVDAVVNHMCGSGAGSGTYSTCGSYFNAGNREFPAVPYSGWDFNDGKCKTGSGEIENYGDAYQVRDCRLVSLLDLALEKDYVRSKVAEYMNHLIDIGVAGFRIDAAKHMWPGDIKAFLDKLHNLNTNWFSSGSRPFVYQEVIDLGGEPITGSQYFENGRVTEFKYGAKLGTVIRKWNGEKMAYLKNWGEGWGFVPSDRALVFVDNHDNQRGHGAGGASILTFWDARLYKMAVGFMLAHPYGFTRVMSSFRWPRYFENGRDVNDWYGPPSNSDGSTKSVTINADSTCGNDWVCEHRWRQIRNMVIFRNVVDGEPFSNWWDNNSNQVAFGRGNKGFIVFNNDDWQMHVNLQTGLPAGTYCDVISGQKEGNRCTGIQVYVSGDGKANFQISNYAEDPFIAIHVDAKL, encoded by the exons ATGCAGGTCCTCCTCCTGCTTGTAGCTGCTGGGTTTTGCGGGGCCCAGTACAACCCCAATACTCAGCCCGGGAGGACCTCTATTGTGCATCTCTTTGAATGGCGCTGGGCCGATATCGCTCTTGAGTGTGAACGCTATTTAGCTCCTAATGGATTTGGAGGAGTTCAG GTTTCACCTCCAAATGAAAATCTGATTGTAACTAATCCCAATAGACCCTGGTGGGAAAGATACCAGCCCATCAGCTACAAGCTCTGCAGTCGCTCAGGAAATGAAGATGAATTTAGAGACATGGTGACCAGATGCAACAACGTTGGA GTTCATATCTATGTGGATGCGGTTGTCAACCACATGTGTGGATCTGGGGCTGGCTCCGGCACCTATTCTACCTGTGGAAGCTATTTTAATGCTGGGAACAGAGAATTTCCAGCAGTGCCGTACTCTGGCTGGGATTTCAATGACGGTAAATGTAAAACTGGAAGTGGAGAAATCGAAAATTATGGTGATGCTTATCAG GTCCGGGACTGCCGCTTGGTTAGCCTTCTGGATCTGGCCCTGGAAAAGGACTATGTGCGCTCCAAAGTTGCTGAGTACATGAATCACCTCATAGATATTGGTGTAGCAGGCTTTCGGATTGATGCTGCCAAGCATATGTGGCCTGGGGACATAAAGGCATTTCTAGACAAGCTGCACAACCTAAATACTAACTGGTTTTCTTCAGGATCTAGACCTTTCGTTTACCAGGAg GTAATTGACTTGGGTGGAGAGCCGATCACAGGCAGTCAGTACTTTGAAAATGGCCGAGTGACAGAATTCAAATATGGTGCAAAACTGGGGACCGTGATCCGCAAGTGGAATGGCGAAAAGATGGCCTACTTAAA GaactggggagaaggctggggctTTGTGCCTTCCGACAGAGCCCTGGTCTTTGTGGATAATCACGATAACCAGCGGGGGCACGGGGCTGGTGGAGCTTCGATTCTAACCTTCTGGGATGCCAG GCTTTACAAAATGGCAGTTGGTTTCATGCTGGCTCATCCATATGGATTCACGCGGGTGATGTCAAGCTTTCGTTGGCCAAGATATTTTGAAAATGGACGG GATGTTAATGACTGGTATGGACCACCAAGCAACTCGGATGGATCAACGAAATCTGTTACAATTAATGCAGACTCCACCTGTGGCAATGACTGGGTCTGTGAACATCGCTGGCGTCAAATAAG GAACATGGTTATCTTCCGTAACGTGGTGGATGGTGAGCCTTTCTCAAACTGGTGGGACAACAACAGCAATCAAGTGGCTTTTGGACGTGGTAATAAAGGATTCATCGTCTTTAATAATGATGATTG GCAAATGCATGTGAATTTGCAAACCGGACTGCCTGCTGGTACCTACTGTGATGTTATTTCTGGACAGAAGGAGGGCAACAGATGTACTGGAATACAGGTGTATGTTTCTGGTGATGGCAAGGCCAATTTCCAGATTAGTAACTATGCTGAAGACCCATTCATTGCAATTCACGTTGATGCTAAATTGTAG